A single genomic interval of Camelina sativa cultivar DH55 chromosome 11, Cs, whole genome shotgun sequence harbors:
- the LOC104728508 gene encoding putative invertase inhibitor isoform X1, giving the protein MKFLLYFVMFILLLNVFATAQSLIPDSCKKAAAKDPKLKYDFCIKSLEEHPQSKTAKSLEGLVFASTKNAVSKTTSLKGMANKILKENKYDVERPLRDCLELYTGAIDSLNQSLDTIKSRDYKIATMLMSAAMDAMGNCETGFTKRKKPVKSPFTKENDVLFHMVLIPLDFTNMLDMNLPKVLKIKHR; this is encoded by the exons atgaAGTTCTTGCTTTACTTTGTTATGTTCATTCTCCTCTTGAACGTTTTCGCAACTGCACAATCTCTGATTCCAGATTCTTGCAAGAAAGCTGCAGCGAAAGATCCGAAACTCAA ATACGATTTCTGCATCAAGTCTCTCGAAGAGCATCCGCAGAGCAAAACCGCAAAAAGTCTCGAAGGATTGGTCTTCGCATCGACGAAGAACGCTGTGTCAAAAACGACAAGCTTGAAAGGAATGGCTAACAAGATTCTCAAGGAGAATAAATATGATGTGGAGAGGCCGCTACGCGATTGCCTCGAGCTTTACACCGGCGCAATTGATTCCTTAAACCAATCTTTAGACACCATTAAGTCGCGTGATTACAAAATCGCCACCATGCTTATGAGTGCTGCGATGGATGCAATGGGGAACTGCGAAACTGgattcacaaaaagaaaaaagcctGTGAAATCTCCGTTTACGAAAGAAAACGATGTCTTGTTTCATATGGTTCTGATTCctttagattttacaaatatgttggatatgaattTACCAAAAGTGTTAAAGATAAAACATAGATAA
- the LOC104728510 gene encoding zinc finger MYM-type protein 1-like, whose product MESTNRGNFLELVKYTAGQNELVSKVVLENAPKNNQMICPEIQKDIVHCFAKEVIRFIIQEVDHDVFCLLVDESADVSDKEQMAVVFRFVDKHETVKERFIGFVHVKETTSASLKCVIDSLFAKHGLSMKQLRGQGYDGASNMKGEFNGLRSLILRENSSAYYIHCFAHQLQLVVVAVAKKHFEVGDFFDMISVFVNVVGASCKRKDMIREEYRKRIEEGISRGEIKTGKGLNQELSLQRPGNTRWDSHYTTLLRLVDLFSIIIKVLEYIEKNGSDSTKRRQANGLLKYFNTFDFVFYLQLMLLILGLTNSLSVALQRKDQDILNAMSLVKSTKQQLCKLRDDGWDSLLTKVFAFCENHDTELLIMDDEFVDPRKPRKRSNMTNLHHYQVECFYTVLDMQIQEFNDRFDEVNTELIGCVASLSPIDSFHEFDPLKVMRLSEFYPEDFTSVDRISLEHQLGLYIDNIREDERFANLKSLGDLAHVMVETRKYISHPQVCRLLKLVLTLPIATTTVERCFSVMNIMKTSLRNCIGDKFLNDCLVSFIEKELFDKVTNETVMKMFQDMKERRITL is encoded by the coding sequence ATGGAATCAACTAATAGGGGAAATTTTTTAGAGCTTGTGAAATATACTGCAGGGCAGAATGAGCTAGTAAGCAAAGTTGTGTTGGAGAATGCTCCAAAAAATAATCAGATGATATGTCCTGAAATTCAGAAAGATATAGTGCATTGCTTTGCAAAGGAAGTTATTAGATTTATAATTCAAGAAGTTGATCATGATGTATTTTGCTTGTTGGTGGATGAATCTGCAGATGTTTCTGATAAAGAACAAATGGCAGTGGTTTTTCGTTTTGTTGATAAACATGAGACAGTCAAAGAAAGATTTATTGGTTTTGTCCATGTTAAAGAAACAACTTCTGCATCTCTGAAATGTGTTATTGATTCATTGTTTGCCAAACATGGTTTGAGTATGAAACAATTAAGAGGACAGGGCTACGATGGAGCAAGTAATATGAAAGGTGAATTTAATGGATTAAGATCTctgattttgagagaaaatagTTCTGCTTATTATATCCATTGTTTTGCTCATCAGCTTCAGTTAGTTGTCGTGGCAGTTGCTAAAAAGCATTTTGAAGTTGGAGACTTCTTTGATatgatttctgtttttgtaaatGTGGTTGGAGCTTCTTGTAAGAGAAAGGATATGATTCGAGAAGAATATCGAAAAAGAATCGAGGAAGGAATCAGTCGAGGTGAAATTAAGACAGGAAAAGGATTGAATCAAGAACTCTCACTACAGAGACCTGGTAATACTCGTTGGGATTCTCACTACACAACATTACTGCGGttggttgatttattttctattatcaTTAAAGTACTTGAGTATATCGAAAAGAATGGTTCTGATAGTACCAAAAGACGACAAGCTAATGGTCTTCTTAAATACTTTAAtacctttgattttgtgttctacCTGCAATTGATGTTGCTTATCCTTGGTCTCACGAATAGTTTATCAGTGGCTTTACAAAGGAAAGACCAAGACATTTTGAATGCTATGAGCCTAGTGAAATCCACCAAACAACAATTATGCAAGCTCCGAGATGATGGATGGGATTCTCTTCTTACTaaagtttttgctttttgtgaGAATCATGACACTGAGTTGCTCATTATGGATGACGAATTTGTTGACCCAAGAAagccaagaaaaagaagcaacatGACCAACTTGCATCATTATCAAGTGGAGTGCTTTTACACTGTATTGGATATGCAAATTCAGGAGTTTAATGATCGTTTTGATGAGGTAAACACTGAATTAATTGGTTGTGTTGCTTCTTTAAGTCCTATTGATTCATTTCATGAGTTTGATCCGTTGAAGGTTATGAGATTATCTGAGTTTTATCCCGAAGATTTTACTTCTGTCGATCGAATATCACTTGAACACCAACTTGGTTTGTACATCGATAATATCCGGGAAGATGAAAGATTTGCTAATTTGAAGAGTCTGGGGGATCTTGCACATGTGATGGTAGAGACAAGGAAATATATTTCGCATCCTCAGGTTTGTCGACTTCTGAAGCTAGTTTTGACTTTACCTATAGCCACGACAACGGTTGAAAGATGTTTTTCTGTAATGAACATTATGAAGACTAGTTTGCGCAACTGTATTGGTGATAAGTTTCTAAATGATTGTTTAGTCTCTTTTATTGAAAAGGAATTATTTGATAAGGTGACAAATGAAACAGTGATGAAAATGTTTCAGGATATGAAAGAACGTAGGataactttataa
- the LOC104724681 gene encoding 14 kDa proline-rich protein DC2.15-like — protein MAYSKIALLLLFNVIFFTFVSSTSVPCPPPPSKSYPKKPSPSSPHKVTCKDALKLKVCANVLDLVKVSLPPTSQCCALINGLVDLEAAVCLCTALKANLLGINLNVPISLSLVLNHCGKKVPSGFQCV, from the coding sequence ATGGCTTATTCTAAGATTGCTCTACTCCTCCTCTTCaatgtcatcttcttcacttttgTCAGCTCGACTTCCGTCCCTTGTCCACCACCACCGTCCAAGAGCTACCCCAAGAAGCCCTCACCATCGTCTCCCCACAAAGTCACATGTAAAGACGCTCTTAAACTCAAGGTGTGTGCTAATGTGTTGGATTTGGTTAAGGTTTCTCTACCACCAACGTCCCAATGTTGCGCTCTCATCAATGGTCTAGTTGATCTTGAAGCCGCCGTCTGTCTTTGCACCGCCCTAAAGGCTAATCTTCTTGGTATCAACCTTAATGTTCCCATTTCATTGAGTCTTGTCCTAAACCATTGTGGCAAGAAGGTTCCATCTGGTTTCCAATGTGTCTAG
- the LOC104724679 gene encoding putative invertase inhibitor: MKFLLYLIVTFFLLLNGFSTAHTLIRDSCKKAAAKNPKFKNDICVKSLETNPQSKAAKDLAGLVVASTKNAASKATSLKGTVDKILKGKKMNKMSEMPLRDCLQLYTDAIDSLNQALAGMKSRDYNTVVTVLSAAMDTPSTCETGFKERKTPQKSPVTKDNDTLYQMILIPLSFTNMLK, from the coding sequence atgaaatttttGCTTTATCTAATTGTTACGTTCTTTCTCCTCTTAAACGGTTTCTCAACCGCACACACTCTGATTCGAGATTCTTGCAAGAAAGCTGCAGCTAAAAACCCAAAGTTCAAAAACGATATATGCGTCAAGTCTCTCGAGACGAACCCGCAGAGCAAAGCCGCAAAAGATCTCGCCGGATTAGTCGTGGCATCGACCAAAAACGCAGCGTCCAAAGCGACTAGCCTGAAAGGAACCGTTGACAAGATTCTCAAGGGGAAGAAAATGAACAAGATGAGTGAGATGCCGTTACGTGACTGCCTCCAGCTTTACACCGATGCTATTGATTCTTTAAACCAAGCTTTGGCTGGCATGAAATCACGCGATTACAACACTGTTGTCACGGTTCTGAGTGCTGCAATGGATACACCAAGCACTTGTGAAACTggattcaaagaaagaaaaacgcCACAGAAATCTCCGGTTACCAAAGATAACGATACTTTGTATCAGATGATTCTGATTCCTTTATCTTTTACAAATATGTTGAAATga
- the LOC104728508 gene encoding putative invertase inhibitor isoform X2 codes for MKFLLYFVMFILLLNVFATAQSLIPDSCKKAAAKDPKLKYDFCIKSLEEHPQSKTAKSLEGLVFASTKNAVSKTTSLKGMANKILKENKYDVERPLRDCLELYTGAIDSLNQSLDTIKSRDYKIATMLMSAAMDAMGNCETGFTKRKKPVKSPFTKENDVLFHMVLIPLDFTNMLDMNLPKVLKIKHR; via the exons atgaAGTTCTTGCTTTACTTTGTTATGTTCATTCTCCTCTTGAACGTTTTCGCAACTGCACAATCTCTGATTCCAGATTCTTGCAAGAAAGCTGCAGCGAAAGATCCGAAACTCAAATACGATTTCTGCATCAAGTCTCTCGAAGAGCATCCGCAGAGCAAAACCGCAAAAAGTCTCGAAGGATTGGTCTTCGCATCGACGAAGAACGCTGTGTCAAAAACGACAAGCTTGAAAGGAATGGCTAACAAGATTCTCAAGGAGAATAAATATGATGTGGAGAG GCCGCTACGCGATTGCCTCGAGCTTTACACCGGCGCAATTGATTCCTTAAACCAATCTTTAGACACCATTAAGTCGCGTGATTACAAAATCGCCACCATGCTTATGAGTGCTGCGATGGATGCAATGGGGAACTGCGAAACTGgattcacaaaaagaaaaaagcctGTGAAATCTCCGTTTACGAAAGAAAACGATGTCTTGTTTCATATGGTTCTGATTCctttagattttacaaatatgttggatatgaattTACCAAAAGTGTTAAAGATAAAACATAGATAA
- the LOC104724678 gene encoding uncharacterized protein LOC104724678, producing MNKKVFQGIEAEPIDIINQATNDKLLWEEAKSLSVNNLVPQPTLEVRDFSTRCQVDGSWKGSDPLVGLGWWYGNREDRALLLGARSLRHSPSPLHLELQALIWAMESLRAMGVDCQNFESDSAELVAMVQAPDDWPTFSNLLEDFHSFSLSFSSFTLTQKEKKFLVSLVMCSLLLNGFASAQTLIQDSCKKAAAKDPQMKYDFCVNSLTQDPQSKTATTLEGLVIASTKNAAAKTTNVKGIVEQILKGKRYGPGIETVLHDCVELYDYANGSLNTALASVQSHDYSSATVNLGAALDAPGNCEDGFKERKQQKSPVTNENNILFQIILIPLAFTNML from the exons atgaataaaaaggtttttcaaggAATCGAGGCAGAGCCAATTGACATTATAAATCAGGCGACAAACGATAAACTTCTTTGGGAGGAGGCAAAGTCATTATCTGTGAATAACTTGGTTCCTCAGCCAACCCTGGAGGTACGGGATTTTTCTACTCGATGCCAGGTCGATGGGTCCTGGAAAGGTTCGGATCCATTGGTGGGTTTGGGATGGTGGTATGGTAATCGCGAAGATAGGGCGCTACTTTTGGGAGCACGAAGTCTTAGACATAGCCCTTCACCCCTTCATTTGGAGTTACAAGCCTTAATATGGGCTATGGAGTCCCTTCGGGCAATGGGGGTAGATTGTCAGAATTTTGAGTCGGATAGTGCCGAGCTCGTGGCGATGGTGCAGGCCCCCGATGATTGGCCAACCTTCTCGAACCTATTGGAAGATTTCCATTCTTTTAGCTTATCCTTCTCTTCCTTCACTCTGACCCAG aaagagaagaagttcttGGTTTCATTGGTTATGTGCTCTCTTCTCTTGAACGGTTTCGCTTCTGCTCAAACTCTCATTCAAGATTCTTGCAAGAAAGCAGCCGCAAAAGACCCGCAAATGAAATACGATTTCTGCGTCAATTCTCTTACACAAGATCCACAAAGCAAAACCGCGACCACACTCGAAGGTTTGGTCATAGCATCGACGAAGAATGCTGCGGCGAAAACTACGAATGTGAAAGGAATCGTTGAACAGATCCTCAAGGGCAAGAGATATGGGCCAGGTATAGAGACAGTGCTACACGATTGCGTCGAGCTTTATGACTATGCTAATGGTTCGTTAAACACTGCTTTAGCGAGCGTTCAGTCGCATGATTATAGTAGTGCTACTGTAAATCTGGGGGCTGCTTTGGATGCACCGGGCAATTGCGAGGATGGATTCAAGGAAAGAAAGCAACAGAAGTCTCCCGTTACTAACGAgaacaatattttgtttcagaTAATTTTGATTCCTTTGGCTTTTACTAATATGCTATGA
- the LOC104728512 gene encoding uncharacterized protein LOC104728512, whose product MVTNYVNSAASLPNLDGHRQITDQYENPYFLHSSDHARMILVSDRLTSGSDFHSWRRSMRMALNVRNKLGFIDGSIPQPPSDHRDSVSWSRCNDMMSTWILNSVSKKIGQSLLFVPTAEGIWKSLMSRFKQDDAPRVFQIEKHLNSIQQGAMDVTAYYTKLVTLWEEYKNYVDLHVFSCGKCECNAAALWDKLQQHGRVTKFLMGLNEVYEPTRRHILMLKPVPSIDNVFHMVEQDERQKTLVPSTKLDNVAFQSTGPADLNSGYYSNNLEGVNNGGYSGPMDNVSYAAFRPS is encoded by the coding sequence ATGGTAACGAACTATGTGAATTCAGCTGCGAGTCTCCCAAATCTTGATGGACATCGCCAAATCACGGATCAATATGAGAATCCTTATTTTCTTCATTCATCGGATCACGCAAGGATGATTTTGGTATCGGATCGTCTCACATCTGGATCTGATTTTCACTCTTGGCGCCGTTCAATGCGTATGGCTCTCAATGTCAGGAACAAGTTGGGGTTTATTGATGGAAGCATTCCACAGCCTCCTAGTGATCATCGTGATTCAGTTTCGTGGTCTCGTTGTAATGATATGATGTCTACATGGATTCTGAATTCTGTTTCCAAGAAGATTGGGCAGAGTTTGCTTTTTGTACCTACTGCTGAAGGAATCTGGAAGAGTTTGATGTCCCGCTTTAAACAAGATGATGCTCCGAGGGTCTTCCAGATTGAAAAGCATTTGAATTCGATCCAGCAAGGTGCTATGGATGTTACTGCGTATTATACCAAATTGGTTACTCTTTGGGAAGAATATAAGAATTATGTAGATCTCCATGTTTTTTCTTGTGGTAAATGCGAATGTAACGCTGCAGCTTTATGGGATAAACTACAACAACATGGAAGAGTAACAAAGTTCTTGATGGGATTGAATGAGGTCTATGAGCCAACACGACGACATATTTTGATGTTGAAACCGGTTCCTTCTATTGATAATGTTTTTCATATGGTGGAGCAAGATGAGAGACAAAAGACTCTAGTTCCATCAACAAAACTGGATAATGTTGCCTTTCAAAGTACAGGTCCAGCTGATCTTAACTCTGGTTATTACTCTAACAATCTTGAGGGAGTAAATAATGGAGGTTACTCTGGTCCTATGGACAATGTTTCTTATGCTGCATTTAGGCCAAGTTAG
- the LOC104728509 gene encoding uncharacterized protein LOC104728509 — MRRSLSILGPRKWLKPSSTCTNVYCFVTNPPLPSNPNGSANSRYLSYFAPQRRQQQAPDPDDPSNLLKEDGVSLCSQMWLENFKEPDKTATSLTSYLRRFELWVLAYQKVCCDELGAYVPRSSIQRSALENLLALRNSVLDDRFKWGARLDFYIKSPRDKTEYESLSKRKIKAILTTTQPTPFQDRIVQEVLLMILEPIYESRFSQKSFAFRPGRTAHTVLRVIRRNFAGYLWYVKGDLSVVLDGMKVGFVISSLMRDVRDKKVIDLIKAALVTPVVTSKVEDGEKKKTKKRKYQKKRVLADDEPKPDPYWLETFFGFAPEEAGKSPQWGHCGILSPLLVNVCLDELDRWMESKVKDFYRPSKSDVIWNNPEGDADQGNTSWPEFVPTSGPDKTRKMDYVRYGGHILIGVRGPRADAATLRKELIEFFDQKYMLRLDNENLPIEHITKGIMFLDHVLCRRVVYPTLRYTATGGKIISEKGVGTLLSVTASLKQCIKQFRKLNFIKGD; from the exons ATGCGTCGAAGCTTATCCATTTTGGGTCCTCGCAAATGGCTCAAACCTTCTTCTACTTGTACCAACGTCTACTGTTTCGTCACAAACCCTCCACTCCCTTCTAACCCTAACGGCTCCGCAAATTCCCGATACCTCTCTTACTTCGCACCTCAACGACGACAACAACAAGCTCCAGATCCGGATGATCCATCGAATCTATTGAAAGAAGATGGAGTCTCACTCTGTTCTCAGATGTGGCTTGAGAATTTCAAAGAACCTGACAAAACCGCTACCAGTTTGACCTCGTATCTTAGAAGATTCGAGTTATGGGTATTAGCTTATCAGAAAGTTTGCTGTGATGAGTTAGGTGCTTATGTTCCTCGTAGCTCGATTCAGAGATCAGctttagagaatttgttagcTTTGAGGAACTCTGTTCTTGATGATCGGTTTAAATGGGGAGCTCGTTTGGATTTCTATATCAA ATCTCCGAGGGATAAAACTGAGTACGAGTCTTTGTCTAAGAGGAAGATTAAAGCTATTTTGACTACTACGCAACCTACTCCGTTTCAGGATAGGATTGTTCAGGAGGTTCTGTTGATGATTCTGGAACCCATTTACGAGTCTCGCTTCTCGCAGAAGTCGTTTGCGTTTAGGCCTGGTAGAACTGCGCATACGGTTTTGAGAGTGATTCGGAGGAACTTCGCGGGTTATTTGTGGTATGTTAAAGGTGATTTGAGTGTTGTTTTGGATGGGATGAAAGTTGGGTTTGTGATTAGTTCTTTGATGAGAGATGTTAGAGATAAGAAAGTAATTGATTTGATTAAAGCTGCGCTTGTTACGCCTGTTGTCACTAGTAAAGTGGAAgatggtgagaagaagaagactaagaaGAGAAAGTATCAGAAGAAACGTGTTTTGGCTGACGATGAGCCGAAGCCTGATCCTTATTGGTTAGAGACCTTCTTTGGTTTCGCTCCTGAAGAAGCTGGGAAGTCTCCTCAGTGGGGACATTGCGGGATTCTTAGTCCTCTTTTGGTTAATGTATGTCTAGATGAGCTTGATCGTTGGATGGAATCGAAAGTGAAAGACTTTTACCGTCCCTCTAAAAGCGATGTTATATGGAATAACCCTGAAGGAGATGCAGATCAAGGAAACACCTCATGGCCTGAGTTTGTTCCCACTAGCGGTCCTGACAAGACGAGGAAAATGGATTATGTTAGATATGGAGGTCATATCTTGATCGGAGTACGTGGGCCTCGAGCTGATGCTGCAACGTTAAGGAAAGAGCTGATTGAGTTCTTTGATCAGAAGTATATGCTTAGACTCGACAATGAGAATCTCCCCATTGAACATATAACCAAAGGTATAATGTTTCTTGATCATGTTTTGTGTCGCCGAGTTGTTTATCCGACTCTGAGGTATACTGCCACCGGTGGGAAGATTATAAGCGAGAAAGGCGTGGGGACGCTTTTGTCCGTTACAGCGAGTTTGAAACAATGCATTAAACAGTTTCGAAAGCTGAATTTTATTAAAGGAGAT
- the LOC104724680 gene encoding lysine-specific demethylase JMJ706-like yields the protein MAERRICLSKEAKDGLEYLKRKRLQKMRSDSVNETVSFSTVARRGGDALRPTSASCGMRLRVTSSDTLSKVNGASTGKSGLLKGKVEKIETDDLKWTERLPECPVYRPTKEEFEDPLTYLQKIFPEASKYGICKIVSPLTATVPAGAVLTKEKSNFKFTTRVQPLRLAEWDSEDKVTFFMSGRTYTFRDYERMANKVFARRYCSGGSLPDSFLEKEFWKEIACGKTETVEYACDVDGSAFSSAPGDPLGSSKWNLNKVSRLPKSTLRLLELSIPGVTEPMLYIGMLFSMFAWHVEDHYLYSINYQHCGASKTWYGVPGSAALKFEKVVKECVYNDDILSTNGEDGAFDVLLGKTTIFPPKILLDHNVPVYKAVQKPGEFVVTFPRAYHAGFSHGFNCGEAVNFAMGDWFPFGAIASCRYAHLNRVPLLPHEELICKEAMLLNSSSKSENLDFTPTELSGQRSIKTAFVHLIRFLHLARWSLMKSGLCTGLVSNTYGTIVCSLCKRDCYLAFINCDCYSHLVCLRHDIKKLDLPCGTMRTLFLRDNIKVLEAAAKKFEKEVGLSDVTRNDEDLYMYPSSITLAAAKEDGYSPYSTIYFDFNIEGEMTSDDQLQYGNPVMSCEANASCISSVADDYECSDYVNRRANCSSSSDSKLSEEVACSSNKKTRFFPAVQDERLVQDEESDGSDSESFRVKRRSSLKFENRTVVLDARDTDHHQELKRLKRSHHHEGRYSSSSSISRQEEEEEVLVISNKKETQQSDVKMQKKKMENHFGGFKRLKVKGLIKP from the exons ATG GCGGAAAGGAGGATCTGTTTGTCGAAAGAAGCCAAGGATGGGTTAGAATATCTGAAACGTAAAAGGCTTCAAAAAATGAGATCAGACTCTGTTAATGAAACAGTAAGCTTCAGTACAGTGGCTAGAAGGGGAGGTGATGCTTTGAGACCAACTTCTGCATCATGTGGAATGAGATTACGGGTCACTTCTAGTGACACGTTATCTAAAGTGAATGGGGCATCTACTGGTAAAAGTGGTTTGTTGAAGGGAAAAGTGGAGAAGATTGAGACTGATGATCTAAAATGGACCGAGAGGCTTCCAGAATGTCCTGTCTACAGACCAACAaaggaggagtttgaggatccTTTGACTTATTTGCAGAAGATATTCCCAGAAGCTTCAAAATATG gtaTCTGCAAGATCGTATCTCCGTTGACAGCAACAGTTCCTGCAGGCGCTGTGTTGACGAAAGAGAAATCAAACTTTAAATTCACTACCAGAGTACAACCCCTTCGTCTTGCTGAGTGGGATTCTGAGGATAAAGTTACATTCTTCATGAGTGGGAG GACCTACACATTTCGCGATTATGAGAGGATGGCGAACAAGGTATTTGCACGTAGATATTGCAGTGGTGGCTCTTTGCCCGACTCATTCTTGGAGAAAGAATTCTGGAAGGAAATTGCGTGTGGCAAGACTGAAACAGTTGAGTATGCGTGTGATGTAGATGGTAGCGCATTTTCATCTGCACCAGGTGACCCACTAGGAAGCAGCAAATGGAACTTAAAT AAAGTTTCAAGGCTGCCAAAGTCTACTCTGCGCCTTCTTGAATTATCCATTCCG GGAGTTACTGAACCCATGCTTTACATCGGAATGCTGTTTAGTATGTTTGCCTGGCATGTGGAGGACCATTATCTGTACAG CATTAACTACCAACATTGTGGAGCATCAAAAACTTGGTATGGGGTTCCAGGTTCTGCAGCTCTAAAATTTGAAAAGGTAGTTAAAGAGTGCGTGTACAATGATGATATTCTATCTACTAATGGAGAAGATGGAGCCTTTGACGTACTTCTAGGGAAGACAACTATATTCCCACCAAAGATTCTGTTGGATCATAATGTGCCTGTGTACAAGGCTGTACAGAAACCTGGAGAATTCGTCGTCACATTCCCTAGGGCTTATCATGCTGGTTTCAGCCACG GTTTTAATTGTGGCGAGGCAGTGAACTTTGCGATGGGTGACTGGTTTCCTTTTGGAGCTATTGCTAGTTGCCGATATGCTCATCTTAACAGAGTACCATTGCTTCCTCATGAAGAATTGATTTGTAAAGAAGCAATGCTCTTAAACTCAAGTTCCAAATCCGAGAATCTGGATTTTACACCTACGGAATTGTCAGGACAACGAAGCATCAAGACTGCGTTTGTACACCTGATTCGTTTTCTTCATCTCGCTCGATGGTCTTTAATGAAGTCAGGATTATGCACAGGCCTTGTTTCTAATACGTATGGAACCATCGTCTGCAGTTTGTGTAAACGGGATTGCTATTTGGCATTTATCAACTGTGATTGTTACTCACATCTCGTCTGTCTCCGTCATG ATATTAAAAAGCTTGACCTTCCATGCGGGACAATGCGAACTCTTTTCTTGAGGGATAACATTAAAGTCCTGGAAGCTGCTGCAAAGAAGTTTGAGAAAGAAGTTGGACTTTCAGATGTGACTAGAAATGATGaagatttatatatgtatcCATCATCAATCACACTTGCAGCTGCGAAAGAAGACGGATATTCACCGTATTCCACTATATACTTTGATTTCAATATCGAGGGAGAGATGACATCTGATGACCAATTGCAATATGGAAATCCTGTCATGAGCTGTGAAGCAAACGCTTCATGTATCTCCTCAGTTGCTGATGATTATGAATGCTCTGATTAC GTAAATAGACGAGCTAACTGTAGCAGCAGTAGTGATTCAAAGCTCTCAGAAGAAGTAGCATGCAGCAGTAACAAAAAAACTCGGTTCTTCCCTGCAGTTCAAGATGAACGACTAGTCCAGGATGAGGAAAGTGATGGTTCTGATTCCGAGAGTTTCAGAGTCAAACGCCGTTCTTCGTTAAAGTTTGAGAACAGAACAGTTGTTCTCGACGCAAGAGATACCGACCATCATCAG GAACTTAAGAGACTGAAGAGATCGCATCACCACGAAGGAAGATATAGTAGTAGCAGTAGTATCAGtaggcaagaagaagaagaagaagtgttagTAATttcaaacaagaaagaaacacagCAAAGTGACGTgaagatgcagaagaagaagatggagaatcaTTTTGGTGGCTTTAAACGTCTGAAAGTGAAAGGGCTAATAAAGCCGTAA